One window of the Colius striatus isolate bColStr4 chromosome 19, bColStr4.1.hap1, whole genome shotgun sequence genome contains the following:
- the LOC104563920 gene encoding ectonucleoside triphosphate diphosphohydrolase 8 yields MLSKKQHLVYAIVGALVVLSTIALVLSLVQIEDVTLPPTVKYGMVFDAGSSHTSLFVYEWDSDKENDTGVVSQTLSCDVQGHGISSYANDPLKAGDSLRECLDKALKVVPAAKQRDVPAYLGATAGMRLLREQNGSAADQILTEVAKTMQEYPVAFKGARILTGEEEGAYGWITINYLLESFTKYSPKAHTWLRPEAANIFGALDLGGASTQISFMPEGSEINWNETSKLTLYGYNYSIYTQSYLCYGQNEMLKRLAKELIAESSSSMRVAHPCYPKGYNETISLSSFCTSPCTNRSDPRLTLSDRNVTLEGRGNASQCLAAVKKLFNFSACGQRQDCSFDGFYQPPLRGQFTAFSAFYYNFNFLNLTEGQSLATVRETIEHFCTRSWEDLSSSYPEENPERLPKYCANANYILTLLLDAYKFNETSWNNIYFQMKTGSADAGWTLGYMLNLTNMIPAEAPAHFKGHVPSLWVAAIAFIILTFALGFVALLLLLWM; encoded by the exons ATGTTGTCTAAGAAGCAGCACCTTGTCTATGCCATTGTTGGGGCACTGGTTGTCCTCTCCACCATTGCCCTTGTTCTCAGCCTGGTGCAGATTGAAGATGTCACTCTGCCACCCACAGTCAAG TATGGGATGGTGTTTGATGCAGGCTCGTCCCACACCTCTCTGTTCGTCTATGAGTGGGATTCAGACAAGGAGAACGACACCGGTGTGGTCAGCCAGACCTTGTCCTGTGATGTCCAGG GCCACGGCATATCGAGCTATGCCAACGACCCCCTTAAAGCTGGCGATTCGCTAAGGGAGTGCCTGGATAAAGCCCTGAAGGTTGTTCCTGCTGCAAAacagagggatgtcccagcttATCTCGGAGCAACTGCAGGCATGAGGCTGCTGAG GGAACAGAATGGCTCAGCAGCAGATCAAATCCTGACTGAAGTCGCAAAGACCATGCAAGAGTACCCCGTGGCTTTCAAAGGGGCTCGAATCCTtacaggagaggaggagggggcttATGGCTGGATCACCATCAACTACCTGCTGGAGTCCTTCACTAAG TATTCCCCCAAAGCACACACGTGGCTTCGTCCAGAGGCAGCCAACATTTTTGGGGCACTGGATCTTGGAGGAGCATCCACTCAAATTAGCTTTATGCCTGAAGGTTCAGAGATAAACTGGAATGAAACCTCCAAACTGACCCTGTATGGGTATAACTACAGCATCTACACACAGAGCTACCTCTGCTACGGGCAGAACGAGATGCTGAAGCGACTGGCCAAGGAATTAATTGCG gagtcatcctccagCATGCGAGTTGCTCACCCTTGCTACCCAAAAGGCTACAATGAAACCATCTCGCTGTCTTCCTTCTGCACCAGCCCCTGCACCAACCGCAGCGACCCACGGCTGACCCTCAGCGACAGGAACGTCACCCTGGAGGGCAGGGGCAATGCCAGCCAGTGCCTGGCTGCTGTCAAGAAGCTCTTCAACTTCTCAGCGTGTGGCCAGAGGCAGGACTGCAGCTTCGACGGCTTCTACCAGCCCCCCCTCAGAGGACAGTTCACT GCCTTCTCTGCCTTTTACTATAACTTCAATTTCCTCAACCTGACCGAGGGGCAGTCGCTGGCCACTGTCAGAGAGACCATCGAGCATTTCTGCACGAGAAGCTGGGAAGAT CTGTCTTCTAGCTACCCTGAAGAGAATCCTGAGCGCCTGCCTAAATACTGCGCCAACGCCAATTACATCCTCACACTCCTCCTCGACGCCTACAAGTTCAATGAGACCAGCTGGAACAACATCTACTTCCAGATGAAG ACGGGCAGTGCCGATGCCGGCTGGACACTGGGGTACATGCTGAACCTCACCAACATGATCCCAGCAGAGGCTCCAGCGCACTTCAAGGGGCATGTTCCTTCCCTGTGGGTTGCAGCCATTGCCTTCATCATCCTCACCTTTGCCTTGGGGTTTgtggccctgctcctgctcctgtggATGTAG
- the LOC133627260 gene encoding ectonucleoside triphosphate diphosphohydrolase 8-like, translating to MRTRLLEALGWGLAAALGVAAFLLILTLARDAALPVKNKYGLVFDAGSTHTALYVYRWPADKENGTGIVSQVEACTVAGPGISSYADNPAGAGASLKPCLDKALELIPAEQQRDTPVYLGATAGMRLLREQNSSEAQQIFAEIARAIGEYPLAFHGAQILTGNEEGSFGWITVNYLLQTLVKFSFAERWEHPQDTEVWGALDLGGASTQITFQPGAAVEDENSSVSLRLYGSEYGLYTHSYLCYGQLQALRMLLAALLQGSPAGQRISHPCYPRGYQENVSTAELYGGPCVPAPGAPGAAQNLTVTGTGDPAACRAAVQRLFNLSCGASGSCGFNGVYQPPVRGQFFAFSGFYHNLHFLNLTRGQSLSSVNATIERFCNSSWDELQEEFPTMNKTHLRDACAANSYTLTLLLQGYRFNHTTWLNIHFVRQVSDVDVGWTLGYMLNLTNMIPSETPQRVVGLQRSSWVAATVLLAVMLILIFFQLTVTCCQRNSGYESL from the exons ATGAGGACGCGCCTGCTCgaggccctgggctggggcttgGCCGCCGCGCTGGGGGTAGCCGCCTTCCTCCTGATCCTGACCCTGGCCAGGGACGCTGCCCTTCCTGTGAAGAACAAG TACGGTCTGGTGTTTGATGCTGGCTCCACACACACGGCACTCTACGTCTACCGCTGGCCTGCAGACAAGGAGAACGGCACCGGCATCGTCTCGCAGGTGGAGGCCTGCACCGTGGCTG GACCCGGCATCTCCAGCTACGCTGACAACCCGGCTGGGGCCGGGGCCAGCCTGAAGCCCTGCCTGGACAAGGCCCTGGAGCTGATCCCCGCAGAGCAGCAGCGGGACACCCCCGTCTACCTGGGGGCCACGGCGGGCATGCGGCTGCTGAG ggagcagaACAGCAGCGAGGCCCAGCAGATCTTTGCCGAGATCGCCAGGGCCATCGGCGAGTACCCGCTGGCCTTCCACGGGGCTCAGATCCTGACGGGCAACGAGGAGGGCTCCTTCGGCTGGATCACCGTCAACTACCTGCTGCAGACGCTGGTCAAG TTTTCCTTTGCAGAGCGATGGGAACATCCCCAGGACACCGAGGTGTGGGGAGCCCTGGACCTGGGAGGGGCCTCGACACAAATCACGTTCCAGCCCGGAGCGGCCGTAGAGGACGAGAACAGCTCGGTGTCGTTGCGGCTGTACGGCAGCGAGTACGGGCTGTACACACACAGCTACCTGTGCTACGGGCAGCTGCAGGCGCTGCGGATGCTGCTGGCCGCTCTGCTGCAG GGCAGCCCGGCCGGCCAGCGCATCTCGCACCCCTGCTACCCCCGGGGCTACCAGGAGAACGTCAGCACGGCGGAGCTCTACGGCGGCCCCTGCGTCCCCGCGCCCGGCGCTCCCGGCGCCGCCCAGAACCTGACGGTGACGGGCACGGGGGACCCGGCCGCGTGCCGCGCCGCCGTGCAGCGCCTCTTCAACCTCAGCTGCGGGGCCAGCGGCTCGTGCGGCTTCAACGGCGTCTATCAGCCGCCCGTGCGGGGACAGTTCTTC GCCTTCTCAGGGTTTTACCACAACCTTCACTTTCTGAACCTGACCAGAGGACAGTCCCTGAGCTCAGTCAATGCCACCATTGAGCGattctgcaacagcagctgggATGAG ctgcaggaggagttCCCCACCATGAACAAGACCCACCTCCGTGATGCCTGTGCAGCCAACTCCTACACCCTCACCCTTCTCCTGCAAGGCTACAGATTCAACCACACAACTTGGCTTAACATCCACTTCGTCAGGCAG GTCTCTGACGTGGATGTGGGCTGGACTCTGGGCTATATGCTCAATCTCACCAACATGATTCCCTCAGAGACTCCCCAGAGAGTTGTTGgcctccagagaagcagctggGTAGCAGCCACAGTTTTACTGGCTGTCATGCTCATCCTCATCTTCTTCCAGCTCACAGTCACATGCTGCCAGAGAAACTCTGGTTATGAGAGCCTGTAG
- the ENTPD8 gene encoding ectonucleoside triphosphate diphosphohydrolase 8, whose protein sequence is MDHKAKAIAGLLAITCVFSFIALILNVVNVRDVFLPPRSKYGLVFDAGSTHTALYIYRWPADKENGTGIVSQVEACTVAGPGISSYADNPAGAGASLKPCLDKALELIPAEQQRDTPVYLGATAGMRLLREQNSSEAQQIFAEIARAIGEYPLAFHGAQILTGNEEGSFGWITVNYLLQTLVKFSFAERWEHPQDTEVWGALDLGGASTQITFQPGAAVEDENSSVSLRLYGSEYGLYTHSYLCYGQLQALRMLLAALLQGSPAGQSISHPCYPRGYQENVSTAELYGGPCVPAPGAPGAAQNLTVTGTGDPAACRAAVQRLFNLSCGASGSCGFNGVYQPPVRGQFFAFAGFYYTFHFLNLTSQQPLSDVNSTIQNFCSKTWTELVESFPQEQGYLHNYCAVATYILTLLLDGYKFNEDTWSNIHFRQQAANTDIGWTLGFMLNLTNMIPAEALQHVKGHEPGLWAGAVSFIVLAMVFGMVLIFLQYFWKTK, encoded by the exons ATGGACCACAAAGCCAAGGCCATTGCAGGTCTCCTGGCCATCACCTGTGTCTTCAGCTTCATTGCCCTCATCCTGAACGTCGTGAACGTGAGGGACGTGTTTCTGCCTCCCAGAAGCAAG TACGGTCTGGTGTTTGATGCTGGCTCCACACACACGGCACTCTACATCTACCGCTGGCCCGCAGACAAGGAGAACGGCACCGGCATCGTCTCGCAGGTGGAGGCCTGCACCGTGGCTG GACCCGGCATCTCCAGCTACGCTGACAACCCAGCTGGGGCGGGGGCCAGCCTGAAGCCCTGCCTGGACAAGGCCCTGGAGCTGATCCCCGCAGAGCAGCAGCGGGACACCCCTGTCTACCTGGGGGCCACGGCGGGCATGCGGCTGCTGAG ggagcagaACAGCAGCGAGGCCCAGCAGATCTTTGCCGAGATCGCCAGGGCCATCGGCGAGTACCCGCTGGCCTTCCACGGGGCTCAGATCCTGACGGGCAACGAGGAGGGCTCCTTCGGCTGGATCACCGTCAACTACCTGCTGCAGACGCTGGTCAAG TTTTCCTTTGCAGAGCGATGGGAACATCCCCAGGACACCGAGGTGTGGGGAGCCCTGGACCTGGGAGGGGCCTCGACACAAATCACGTTCCAGCCCGGAGCGGCCGTAGAGGACGAGAACAGCTCGGTGTCGTTGCGGCTGTACGGCAGCGAGTACGGGCTGTACACACACAGCTACCTGTGCTACGGGCAGCTGCAGGCGCTGCGGATGCTGCTGGCCGCTCTGCTGCAG GGCAGCCCGGCCGGCCAGAGCATCTCGCACCCCTGCTACCCCCGGGGCTACCAGGAGAACGTCAGCACGGCGGAGCTCTACGGCGGCCCCTGCGTCCCCGCGCCCGGCGCTCCCGGCGCCGCCCAGAACCTGACGGTGACGGGCACGGGGGACCCGGCCGCGTGCCGCGCCGCCGTGCAGCGCCTCTTCAACCTCAGCTGCGGGGCCAGCGGCTCGTGCGGCTTCAACGGCGTCTATCAGCCGCCCGTGCGGGGACAGTTCTTC GCCTTTGCTGGCTTCTACTACACCTTCCACTTCCTGAACCTGACCAGCCAGCAGCCTCTGAGCGATGTCAACTCCACAATTCAGAACTTCTGCAGCAAGACCTGGACAGAG CTGGTGGAGAGCTtcccacaggagcagggctACCTGCACAACTACTGTGCCGTGGCCACCTACATCCTGACGCTGCTGCTCGATGGCTACAAGTTCAACGAGGACACGTGGAGCAACATCCACTTTCGCCAGCAG gcagcaaacacagacatcGGCTGGACGCTGGGCTTCATGCTGAACCTCACCAACATGATCCCTGCAGAGGCTCTGCAACACGTCAAGGGGCATGAGCccgggctgtgggcaggagctgTCTCCTTCATTGTCCTGGCCATGGTGTTCGGGATGGTGCTCATTTTCCTCCAGTATTTCTGGAAAACCAAGTAG
- the NOXA1 gene encoding NADPH oxidase activator 1 isoform X1 translates to MAYRELVRLWHEGVLAADGGDWEAALDIFASIPEPPSRIWFNVGCLQLRAGRAAEALRAFDKTILKDSSLAVGFFQRGFVHMQLEMYEEALSDYQMAFSHLRKNPFIDYKQLGLRHILHAWEVLYSTAAAQTRLQQWDEARATLDEAVVWRPEGRTAILKLALEQVQDRLFLEPVQVPPGEFFRPRKKEVEQLQSKDFLGKPKVISSIIPNDEYIGFEPLRPQKQSFYEPSADALRDSESGYYRVLSRYCPEDSELSVTASSLVFVLSRGADGWATAIHDGQKLHIPSSLLEPASRMDKQKISNGIPLPPAQVPPSRLQVKQKPESPGGETASANEADAQIDFKVPARRGAAAAAAGVERPAVLRVRCECCVLLRAGAVPSVAGLRDLLEQRLRAQAQRGRLSYRHADGNKLGAISGEEDLGRMWQQLTDGTLTLCCQDSDSPVGRPVLYQMLAQHSYPAQGPGDLAFSKGDVLDILSEVNEDWLEGRCDGKTGIFPKCFATQAGCGAAFP, encoded by the exons ATGGCGTACCGGGAGCTGGTCAGGCTCTGGCACGAGGGCGTGCTGGCGGCCGACGGCGGGGACTGGGAAGCGGCCCTGGACATCTTCGCCAGCATCCCGGAGCCGCCGTCCAGGATCTGGTTCAACGtgggctgcctgcagctgcgggcgggccgggccgcggaGGCGCTGCGG GCATTTGATAAAACCATATTGAAGGACAGTTCTCTAGCTGTTGGCTTCTTTCAGAGGGGGTTTGTCCATATGCAGCTGGAAAT GTATGAAGAAGCTCTCTCTGACTATCAAATGGCCTTCAGTCACCTCAGAAAAAATCCCTTCATTGATTACaagcagctggggctgaggcacaTACTTCATGCATGGGAG gtgctgtACAGCACGGCGGCCGCACAGACCCGCCTGCAGCAGTGGGACGAGGCCAGAGCCACGCTGGATGAGGCCGTTGTGTGGAGACCTGAAGGGAGAACAGCAATCCTGAAGCTGGCCCTGGAGCAGGTGCAG GACCGTCTGTTTCTAGAGCCTGTGCAGGTTCCTCCTGGGGAGTTCTTCAGGCCACGGAAGAAGGAAGTTGAACAGCTGCAGTCAAAAGATTTCCTGGGTAAACCCAAG GTAATCTCGTCCATCATTCCCAATGATGAGTACATTGGCTTTGAGCCTCTCAGGCCTCAG AAACAGAGCTTTTATGAACCCAGTGCTGATGCTCTGCG agacAGTGAGTCAGGCTACTATCGAGTTCTGTCCCGTTACTGCCCTGAGGACTCAGAGCTGTCAGTCACAGCCAGCAGCCTGGTCTTTGTGCTGTCCAGGGGAGCAGATGGATGGGCTACAGCCATCCACGATGGACAG AAGCTGCACATTCCGAGCTCTCTCCTGGAGCCTGCCTCGAGGATGGATAAACAG AAGATCAGCAATGGGattcccctccctcctgcccaggTGCCTCCCAGCCGGCTGCAGGTGAAGCAGAAGCCAG AATCTCCTGGGGGAGAAACTGCCTCTGCAAATGAAGCTGATGCCCAAATAGACTTCAAG GTGCCAGcgaggcgcggcgcggcggctgCCGCTGCGGGCGTGGAGCGGCCGGCGGTGCTGCGGGTGCGGTGCGAGTGCTGCGTGCTGCTGCGGGCCGGGGCGGTGCCCAGCGTGGCGGGGCTGCGGGACCTGCTGGAGCAGCGGCTCCGGGCGCAGGCACAGCGCGGGCGCCTCAG CTACAGGCATGCGGATGGCAACAAGCTGGGTGCAATATCAGGGGAGGAGGATCTGGGGAGGATGTGGCAGCAGCTGACAGATGGCACACTGACACTCTGCTGCCAG GACTCAGACTCCCCGGTGGGCAGACCCGTCCTCTACCAGATGCTGGCTCAGCACTCCTACCCTGCCCAGGGGCCTGGGGACCTGGCCTTCAGCAAGGGAGACGTGCTGGACATTCTCTCTGAAG TGAATGAGGACTGGCTGGAAGGACGCTGTGATGGCAAGACTGGCATCTTCCCCAAATGCTTTGCAACACAGGCAGGTTGTGGTGCTGCCTTCCCATAG
- the NOXA1 gene encoding NADPH oxidase activator 1 isoform X2, giving the protein MAYRELVRLWHEGVLAADGGDWEAALDIFASIPEPPSRIWFNVGCLQLRAGRAAEALRAFDKTILKDSSLAVGFFQRGFVHMQLEMYEEALSDYQMAFSHLRKNPFIDYKQLGLRHILHAWEVLYSTAAAQTRLQQWDEARATLDEAVVWRPEGRTAILKLALEQVQDRLFLEPVQVPPGEFFRPRKKEVEQLQSKDFLGKPKVISSIIPNDEYIGFEPLRPQKQSFYEPSADALRDSESGYYRVLSRYCPEDSELSVTASSLVFVLSRGADGWATAIHDGQKLHIPSSLLEPASRMDKQKISNGIPLPPAQVPPSRLQVKQKPESPGGETASANEADAQIDFKLQACGWQQAGCNIRGGGSGEDVAAADRWHTDTLLPGLRLPGGQTRPLPDAGSALLPCPGAWGPGLQQGRRAGHSL; this is encoded by the exons ATGGCGTACCGGGAGCTGGTCAGGCTCTGGCACGAGGGCGTGCTGGCGGCCGACGGCGGGGACTGGGAAGCGGCCCTGGACATCTTCGCCAGCATCCCGGAGCCGCCGTCCAGGATCTGGTTCAACGtgggctgcctgcagctgcgggcgggccgggccgcggaGGCGCTGCGG GCATTTGATAAAACCATATTGAAGGACAGTTCTCTAGCTGTTGGCTTCTTTCAGAGGGGGTTTGTCCATATGCAGCTGGAAAT GTATGAAGAAGCTCTCTCTGACTATCAAATGGCCTTCAGTCACCTCAGAAAAAATCCCTTCATTGATTACaagcagctggggctgaggcacaTACTTCATGCATGGGAG gtgctgtACAGCACGGCGGCCGCACAGACCCGCCTGCAGCAGTGGGACGAGGCCAGAGCCACGCTGGATGAGGCCGTTGTGTGGAGACCTGAAGGGAGAACAGCAATCCTGAAGCTGGCCCTGGAGCAGGTGCAG GACCGTCTGTTTCTAGAGCCTGTGCAGGTTCCTCCTGGGGAGTTCTTCAGGCCACGGAAGAAGGAAGTTGAACAGCTGCAGTCAAAAGATTTCCTGGGTAAACCCAAG GTAATCTCGTCCATCATTCCCAATGATGAGTACATTGGCTTTGAGCCTCTCAGGCCTCAG AAACAGAGCTTTTATGAACCCAGTGCTGATGCTCTGCG agacAGTGAGTCAGGCTACTATCGAGTTCTGTCCCGTTACTGCCCTGAGGACTCAGAGCTGTCAGTCACAGCCAGCAGCCTGGTCTTTGTGCTGTCCAGGGGAGCAGATGGATGGGCTACAGCCATCCACGATGGACAG AAGCTGCACATTCCGAGCTCTCTCCTGGAGCCTGCCTCGAGGATGGATAAACAG AAGATCAGCAATGGGattcccctccctcctgcccaggTGCCTCCCAGCCGGCTGCAGGTGAAGCAGAAGCCAG AATCTCCTGGGGGAGAAACTGCCTCTGCAAATGAAGCTGATGCCCAAATAGACTTCAAG CTACAGGCATGCGGATGGCAACAAGCTGGGTGCAATATCAGGGGAGGAGGATCTGGGGAGGATGTGGCAGCAGCTGACAGATGGCACACTGACACTCTGCTGCCAG GACTCAGACTCCCCGGTGGGCAGACCCGTCCTCTACCAGATGCTGGCTCAGCACTCCTACCCTGCCCAGGGGCCTGGGGACCTGGCCTTCAGCAAGGGAGACGTGCTGGACATTCTCTCTGA